In one Acomys russatus chromosome 15, mAcoRus1.1, whole genome shotgun sequence genomic region, the following are encoded:
- the Ctso gene encoding cathepsin O, with amino-acid sequence MVTAAPCCGFLKIQLPAAQLPQMEESLNRHRYLNSFPHENSTAFYGINQFSHLFPEEFKALYLGSKPAWAPRYPAEGQTPIHNVSLPARFDWRDKHVVNEVRNQKRCGGCWAFSVVSAVESAYAIQGKPLGYLSVQQVIDCSFSNYGCSGGYPFGALSWLNTTHLKLVAESEYPFKAKNGLCRYFPQSQPGVSVKNFSAYDFSDQEDEMAKALLTFGPLVVLVDAVSWQDYLGGIIQHHCSSGKANHAVLITGFDKTGNTPYWIVRNSWGNSWGVDGYAHVRVGGNVCALDYLIYKDSEPNTMCNLTVRAALGDGVPYVRI; translated from the exons ATGGTAACTGCAGCTCCCTGCTGTGGGTTCCTGAAGATTCAGCTGCCAGCAGCTCAACTCCCACAGATGGAG GAAAGTCTTAACAGACATCGATACTTGAACTCTTTCCCTCACGAAAACTCCACTGCCTTCTATGGAATAaatcagttttctcatttgtttcctgAAGAGTTCAAAG CTTTATATTTAGGCAGCAAACCTGCCTGGGCTCCCAGATACCCAGCAGAGGGACAGACACCTATCCACAACGTCTCTCTGCCAGCGAGATTTGACTGGAGGGACAAGCATGTTGTAAACGAAGTGAGGAACCAGAAGAGG TGTGGAGGATGCTGGGCCTTCAGCGTGGTGAGTGCAGTAGAATCGGCTTATGCGATCCAAGGGAAACCACTCGGTTACCTAAGCGTGCAGCAGGTCATCGACTGCTCCTTCAGTAATTACGGCTGCAGCGGTGGCTACCCTTTCGGTGCCTTGAGCTGGCTAAATACG ACACACTTAAAGTTGGTGGCAGAGTCAGAATACCCATTCAAGGCAAAAAATGGCCTGTGTCGCTACTTTCCCCAGTCACAGCCTGGAGTTTCAGTCAAGAATTTTTCTGCATATGACTTCAG CGACCAAGAAGATGAAATGGCAAAAGCACTTCTGACCTTCGGCCCTTTGGTTGTGCTAGTGGATGCAGTGAGCTGGCAGGATTATCTGGGAGGCATAATCCAGCACCACTGCTCCAGTGGGAAAGCAAACCATGCGGTGCTCATCACAGGCTTTGATAAAACAG GAAATACTCCATATTGGATAGTGCGAAACTCCTGGGGAAACTCGTGGGGAGTAGATGGCTACGCCCATGTGAGAGTGGGAGGTAATGTGTGTG CCTTAGATTACCTCATCTACAAGGACTCTGAACCTAACACAATGTGTAACCTCACAGTTAGAGCTGCCCTCGGAGACGGAGTGCCATATGTGCGGATTTGA